Proteins co-encoded in one Crateriforma spongiae genomic window:
- a CDS encoding helix-turn-helix domain-containing protein, protein MANYLSLEEAAAKLGIPAERLVELRSQGQVRGFRDGASWKFPDTEIDRLADDLADSGMGSGILYDEGGSGSSLGSKHGSVIGGDQAGEEGSDVNLTVSPQESEDSDVALVAGGSDVQAKSPADTGTGSGPELLDVDDSDLQLDGPAVDHDSAELELAAADTPETSGKKSGESSLLDLDLEEDSAEAIIASEDSDLDILDDDKPASSGTSSLELMSDLEDASQKAASDSGADVLSELDLLSAEQAGSGLISGLGSGLVTGSDVGSGSGIPSDDALADDDDLVIADDDDDLVIDSAGSDISVAGDSGINLMSPSDSGLSLESEPLDLAGSSISALDLGAEIGSGSGSGASDDAGSAVDFQADEEFQLSPSGIGLETDEDSGSQVIEVEESEVADAVDFGDGGFGGDDAFAEDAGVVEEPVALGDADAMSLDTDDVVAPAAGTVSAAPEIPFTMWQVACLAGLACTLALCGMIATDLVRNMWAYAEPASPVSGLTDALIGLLRMNP, encoded by the coding sequence ATGGCCAACTATCTGTCACTCGAGGAAGCCGCCGCAAAACTAGGGATCCCCGCCGAGCGGTTAGTCGAACTACGCAGCCAAGGACAGGTTCGGGGATTTCGTGACGGCGCCAGCTGGAAATTCCCCGATACCGAAATCGATCGGTTGGCCGACGATTTGGCCGATTCGGGCATGGGATCCGGAATCCTGTATGACGAGGGCGGCAGCGGATCGTCCTTGGGATCCAAGCACGGCAGCGTTATTGGTGGCGACCAAGCCGGCGAAGAGGGCAGCGACGTTAATCTGACCGTCAGCCCCCAAGAATCCGAAGACAGCGACGTGGCTTTGGTGGCTGGTGGCAGCGACGTCCAAGCAAAGTCGCCTGCGGACACCGGGACCGGATCGGGGCCGGAATTGTTGGACGTGGATGATTCGGATCTGCAGTTGGATGGCCCCGCTGTCGACCACGATTCAGCGGAACTTGAATTGGCGGCGGCAGACACGCCCGAAACCTCGGGAAAGAAATCGGGCGAAAGCAGCTTGCTGGATTTGGACCTGGAAGAAGACAGTGCCGAAGCGATCATCGCCAGCGAAGACAGCGATCTGGACATCTTGGACGACGACAAGCCGGCATCTTCGGGGACCAGCAGTTTGGAATTGATGTCTGATCTGGAGGACGCCTCACAAAAGGCTGCCAGTGACAGTGGCGCCGACGTGTTGAGTGAACTGGATCTATTGAGTGCCGAACAGGCCGGCAGCGGGTTGATTTCCGGGCTGGGCAGCGGGTTGGTGACCGGCAGCGATGTCGGGTCGGGATCCGGAATACCCAGCGACGATGCTTTGGCCGACGACGACGACTTGGTCATCGCCGATGATGACGATGATCTGGTGATCGACAGTGCCGGCAGCGACATTTCCGTCGCGGGCGACAGCGGCATCAATCTAATGAGCCCGTCGGACAGCGGATTGTCCCTGGAAAGCGAGCCTCTGGATTTGGCCGGCAGCAGCATCAGCGCTTTGGATTTGGGCGCCGAGATCGGCAGCGGCAGTGGCAGCGGAGCGTCGGACGACGCCGGTTCGGCCGTGGATTTCCAGGCCGATGAAGAATTTCAACTTTCGCCCTCAGGCATCGGTTTGGAAACCGACGAAGACAGCGGTTCGCAGGTCATCGAGGTTGAAGAAAGCGAAGTCGCCGACGCGGTGGATTTCGGCGACGGCGGATTTGGCGGAGATGACGCATTTGCCGAAGACGCCGGCGTGGTCGAAGAGCCCGTCGCACTGGGTGACGCCGATGCGATGTCGCTGGACACCGATGACGTGGTCGCCCCGGCTGCGGGGACAGTATCGGCTGCACCGGAAATTCCGTTCACCATGTGGCAGGTCGCCTGCTTGGCGGGACTGGCCTGTACCTTGGCCCTTTGCGGCATGATCGCAACGGATTTGGTTCGCAACATGTGGGCGTATGCCGAACCGGCGTCGCCGGTCAGCGGTTTGACCGACGCATTGATCGGTCTGTTGCGGATGAATCCTTGA